A stretch of the Haloarcula ordinaria genome encodes the following:
- a CDS encoding NuoI/complex I 23 kDa subunit family protein, with the protein MIGILKSMATTMKHALDGETFTVEYPEVAPEVSPRFRGVHKWSQERCIWCRQCENVCPNDTIQIVMDDQRNGEEYNLHIGQCIYCRLCEEVCPTDAILLTQNFEFTADTKDEFAYNKEQLKNVPWYKDIDPLESREPDRGAWIGEGDGEVDYQ; encoded by the coding sequence ATGATAGGAATCCTGAAATCGATGGCGACGACGATGAAACACGCCCTCGACGGGGAGACGTTCACGGTCGAGTACCCCGAAGTCGCCCCCGAGGTCAGCCCCCGCTTCCGCGGCGTCCACAAGTGGAGCCAGGAGCGGTGTATCTGGTGTCGGCAGTGCGAGAACGTCTGTCCGAACGACACCATCCAGATCGTGATGGACGACCAACGCAACGGCGAGGAGTACAACCTCCACATCGGCCAGTGTATCTACTGTCGCCTGTGCGAGGAGGTCTGTCCGACCGACGCCATCCTGCTGACCCAGAACTTCGAGTTCACCGCGGACACGAAAGACGAGTTCGCCTACAACAAAGAGCAGCTCAAGAACGTGCCGTGGTACAAGGACATCGACCCACTGGAGTCCCGCGAACCGGACCGGGGCGCCTGGATCGGCGAAGGCGACGGCGAAGTCGACTATCAGTAA
- a CDS encoding NADH-quinone oxidoreductase subunit D: MSIEKVPETDDEIGVTDEGLDYDALADLLGGHVIGRETHVNAEGFVIRPDEVQEVLSTLKTEAGFDHCACVTAQEYDDRYESIYHLRKYDDPTQELSVVVPTTKDDPTSESAARVFDTADWHEREAYDLVGINYDDHPDLRRILLPETWQGHPLSQDYNQDQPQIVTLRENANPLQGDHRSDDDSDTMFVNIGPHHPATHGVLHVKTTLDGEQIADIEPDIGYLHRCEEQMCQQGTYRHQIMPYPDRWDYVSAGILNEWAYARAAEDLADIEVPEYAQVIRTMSAELCRIAAHMLALGTFALDVFGDFTAIFQYAFRDREVVQNILEDLTGQRLMFNYLRLGGVAWDLPEPREEFFEKTRDFLDELPHKLEEYHDLITGNEIFQMRCVDTGVLTPEMAKQYGATGPVARGSGVDYDLRRDDPYGYYDELDWDVVTEQGGDNFSRVLVRMREVEESARIIEQCVDLLEQWPEDDREIQANVPRTLRPDPDREIYRAVEGAKGELGIYIRSDGTDKPARFKIRSPCFSNLQTLPEMSQGEYVPDMVASLGSLDIVLGEVDR, encoded by the coding sequence ATGAGTATAGAGAAAGTACCAGAGACAGACGACGAAATCGGCGTCACGGACGAGGGCCTCGACTACGACGCGCTCGCCGACTTGCTCGGTGGCCACGTCATCGGTCGCGAGACCCACGTCAACGCCGAGGGGTTCGTCATCCGACCTGACGAGGTACAGGAGGTCCTCTCGACGCTGAAGACCGAAGCGGGCTTCGACCACTGTGCCTGCGTCACGGCACAGGAGTACGACGACCGCTACGAATCTATCTACCACCTGCGGAAGTACGACGACCCCACCCAGGAGCTGTCGGTCGTCGTCCCGACGACGAAAGACGACCCGACCAGCGAGTCGGCGGCCCGCGTCTTCGACACGGCCGACTGGCACGAGCGCGAGGCCTACGACCTCGTCGGCATCAACTACGACGACCACCCCGACCTGCGACGCATCCTCCTGCCCGAGACCTGGCAGGGCCACCCGCTCTCGCAGGACTACAACCAGGACCAGCCACAGATCGTCACGCTCCGGGAGAACGCCAACCCGCTGCAGGGCGACCACCGCAGCGACGACGACTCGGACACGATGTTCGTCAACATCGGTCCGCACCACCCGGCGACCCACGGCGTCCTCCACGTGAAGACGACGCTGGACGGCGAGCAGATCGCCGACATCGAACCGGACATCGGCTACCTCCACCGGTGTGAGGAGCAGATGTGCCAGCAGGGCACCTACCGCCACCAGATCATGCCCTACCCCGACCGGTGGGACTACGTCTCGGCCGGTATCCTCAACGAGTGGGCCTACGCGCGAGCGGCCGAGGACCTCGCCGACATCGAGGTCCCGGAGTACGCGCAGGTCATCCGGACGATGTCCGCCGAGCTGTGTCGCATCGCCGCGCACATGCTCGCGCTCGGGACGTTCGCGCTGGACGTTTTCGGCGACTTCACCGCCATCTTCCAGTACGCGTTCCGCGACCGCGAGGTCGTCCAGAACATCCTCGAAGACCTCACCGGCCAGCGCCTGATGTTCAACTACCTGCGCCTGGGCGGCGTCGCGTGGGACCTCCCGGAACCGCGCGAGGAGTTCTTCGAGAAGACCCGCGACTTCCTCGACGAACTGCCCCACAAGCTCGAGGAGTACCACGACCTCATCACGGGGAACGAGATCTTCCAGATGCGGTGTGTCGACACCGGTGTCCTCACGCCCGAGATGGCAAAGCAGTACGGCGCGACCGGCCCCGTGGCACGTGGGTCGGGCGTCGACTACGACCTCCGACGTGACGACCCGTACGGCTACTACGACGAGCTCGACTGGGACGTCGTCACCGAGCAGGGCGGCGACAACTTCTCGCGCGTGCTCGTCCGCATGCGCGAGGTCGAGGAGTCCGCCCGCATCATCGAGCAGTGTGTCGACCTGCTCGAACAGTGGCCCGAGGACGACCGCGAGATTCAGGCCAACGTCCCCCGGACGCTGCGTCCGGACCCGGACCGGGAGATCTACCGCGCCGTCGAGGGTGCGAAGGGCGAACTCGGCATCTACATCCGCTCGGACGGGACGGACAAGCCGGCCCGGTTCAAGATCCGGAGCCCGTGCTTCTCGAACCTCCAGACGCTGCCCGAGATGTCCCAGGGCGAGTACGTCCCGGACATGGTCGCCTCGCTGGGTAGCCTCGACATCGTGCTCGGGGAGGTGGACCGCTGA
- a CDS encoding NADH-quinone oxidoreductase subunit A — protein sequence MSNPWIAIGALAVVGLAIPISMMVVSSILRPSVPEQGKRATYESGEVPTGSSRQIRFNIQYYMVALLFVIFDIETVLIFPWTVIYRDAVTEPSVGMMAVLLPMVVFIGVLVVGLGWAWRNGAVRWVRSPRATKGADTYE from the coding sequence ATGAGTAATCCATGGATCGCCATCGGCGCGCTGGCGGTAGTGGGACTCGCCATCCCCATCAGCATGATGGTGGTGTCGAGCATCCTGCGACCGAGCGTGCCCGAACAAGGCAAACGTGCCACCTACGAGTCCGGTGAGGTGCCGACGGGCAGTAGCCGACAGATCCGGTTCAACATCCAGTACTACATGGTCGCGCTGCTGTTCGTCATCTTCGACATCGAGACCGTGCTCATCTTCCCGTGGACGGTCATCTACCGCGACGCCGTCACGGAGCCGTCCGTCGGGATGATGGCGGTACTGCTGCCGATGGTCGTGTTCATCGGCGTGCTCGTCGTCGGACTCGGCTGGGCGTGGCGCAACGGCGCAGTCCGCTGGGTGCGCAGTCCGCGTGCCACGAAGGGAGCAGACACATATGAGTAG
- a CDS encoding complex I subunit 1/NuoH family protein, protein MLQESAPLPEALANLLGLDPNNTLVMIVMSLIGAAFIGSLMMTNTALAGPWAKRKITAAFTDRIAVNRIGPFGLLIIVADAVRLLSKELIVPEGVDRPAWDLAPLVIASTALLGFAVIPMGNGIQLADPEVGLAYVFATASMASVGLVMAGYASNNKYSFLGGLRAVAQNLAYEIPLILTGASVVIFAGSLQMSEIVAAQSQTLIGPIPSWYAFVNPFAFVLFMIANLAEVGRNPFDIPEAPTEIVAGYQTEYSSVYFVLVYLGEFIHIFLGGAIIATIFLGGPAGPVLPGIVWFMIKIWGVFLFTQWARSAVPRVRIDQLIEIGWKGMLVLSLANLMLTAVIVGVIA, encoded by the coding sequence ATGCTGCAGGAATCGGCCCCACTCCCCGAGGCCCTGGCGAACCTGCTGGGTCTCGACCCGAACAACACGCTCGTGATGATCGTCATGAGCCTCATCGGCGCGGCGTTCATCGGGTCGCTGATGATGACCAACACCGCGCTGGCCGGGCCGTGGGCCAAACGGAAGATCACCGCGGCGTTCACGGACCGCATCGCAGTCAACCGCATCGGACCGTTCGGCCTGCTCATCATCGTGGCCGACGCCGTCCGCCTGCTCTCGAAGGAGCTCATCGTCCCCGAGGGCGTCGACCGCCCGGCGTGGGACCTCGCGCCGCTGGTCATCGCTAGCACCGCGCTGCTGGGCTTCGCCGTCATCCCGATGGGCAACGGCATCCAACTGGCCGACCCCGAGGTCGGCCTGGCGTACGTCTTCGCGACGGCGTCGATGGCCTCTGTCGGCCTCGTGATGGCCGGCTACGCGTCGAACAACAAGTACTCGTTCCTCGGCGGACTTCGCGCGGTCGCACAGAACCTCGCCTACGAGATTCCGCTCATCCTCACCGGAGCCTCGGTCGTCATCTTCGCCGGCTCGCTCCAGATGAGCGAAATCGTCGCGGCCCAGAGCCAGACGCTCATCGGGCCCATCCCGTCGTGGTACGCCTTCGTCAACCCGTTCGCGTTCGTCCTCTTCATGATCGCGAACCTCGCGGAGGTCGGGCGCAACCCGTTCGACATCCCGGAGGCGCCGACGGAGATTGTCGCCGGGTACCAGACCGAGTACTCCTCGGTGTACTTCGTCCTGGTCTACCTGGGCGAGTTCATCCACATCTTCCTGGGCGGAGCCATCATCGCCACCATCTTCCTCGGTGGCCCGGCCGGTCCCGTCCTGCCCGGTATCGTGTGGTTCATGATCAAGATCTGGGGCGTCTTCCTGTTCACGCAGTGGGCCCGCTCGGCGGTCCCCCGCGTGCGCATCGACCAGCTCATCGAGATCGGCTGGAAGGGGATGCTCGTGCTCTCGCTGGCGAACCTCATGCTGACCGCGGTCATCGTCGGGGTGATCGCCTGA
- a CDS encoding HEAT repeat domain-containing protein, producing MSNGDDETDADADGEAAAADEGADVTAEELETRLDDIAEALESAETEADLDTIESSLGDVESDLEAADLPEPDEDDEDAEDPREELESRLSDLQDDLEAQRGPYAEDVVDIVETAQGTVTDSEWIESGEVDAHDAVDAFLAASEEHVDHGADAGDDLDAAADALGTAAEAIDAAGLDADEDSETISGLLEAAETLEDGLEAAEVWDDLTVREQLDAKGFYDILTNENRKDFPPEWNAAKLHAQEGNLDIVLFALEKVGSEFMEENIVEIFYHLGSDAEPAFDVMHQRAQKRNKQEIGVLGKIGDDRATETLHDFIDGDGDVALQKVTLRALGAIGSPDSVQPVANRLDAENTEIRSVAARSLGLLGDTRAIAPLADILEGDDSDEVRASAAWALRQIGTQDALDEAAQYTDDRAYLVQSEAEKAADA from the coding sequence ATGAGCAACGGGGACGACGAGACCGACGCCGACGCTGACGGGGAGGCGGCGGCCGCCGACGAGGGGGCCGACGTCACCGCCGAGGAACTCGAGACACGACTGGACGACATCGCCGAGGCGCTCGAATCCGCCGAGACCGAGGCGGACCTCGACACCATCGAGTCGTCGCTCGGGGACGTCGAGAGCGACCTCGAGGCCGCCGACCTGCCCGAGCCGGACGAGGACGACGAGGACGCCGAGGACCCACGCGAGGAACTCGAGTCTCGCCTCTCGGACCTGCAGGACGACCTCGAGGCCCAGCGCGGCCCCTACGCCGAGGACGTCGTCGACATCGTCGAGACGGCACAGGGGACGGTCACCGACAGCGAGTGGATCGAGAGCGGCGAAGTCGACGCCCACGACGCCGTCGACGCCTTCCTGGCCGCGAGCGAAGAACACGTCGACCACGGTGCGGACGCCGGCGACGACCTGGACGCCGCCGCCGACGCGCTGGGGACCGCCGCCGAGGCAATCGACGCCGCCGGTCTGGACGCAGACGAGGACAGCGAGACCATCAGCGGGCTGCTCGAAGCCGCCGAGACGCTCGAAGACGGCCTCGAGGCCGCCGAGGTGTGGGACGATCTGACCGTCCGAGAGCAGCTCGACGCCAAGGGGTTCTACGACATCCTGACCAACGAGAACCGGAAGGACTTCCCGCCCGAGTGGAACGCCGCGAAGCTCCACGCCCAGGAAGGGAACCTCGACATCGTCCTCTTCGCCCTGGAGAAGGTCGGCTCCGAGTTCATGGAGGAGAACATCGTCGAGATATTCTACCACCTCGGGAGCGACGCCGAACCCGCTTTCGACGTCATGCACCAGCGCGCACAGAAGCGCAACAAACAGGAGATCGGCGTCCTCGGGAAGATCGGCGACGACCGCGCCACCGAGACGCTCCACGACTTCATCGACGGGGATGGCGACGTCGCTCTCCAGAAGGTGACCCTGCGCGCGCTGGGTGCCATCGGCAGTCCCGACTCCGTCCAGCCGGTCGCCAACCGCCTCGACGCCGAGAACACCGAGATTCGCTCGGTCGCCGCCCGCTCGCTCGGACTGCTCGGCGACACCCGTGCCATCGCCCCGCTCGCTGACATCCTCGAGGGCGACGACAGCGACGAGGTCCGCGCATCGGCCGCCTGGGCGCTCCGTCAGATCGGTACCCAGGACGCACTCGACGAAGCGGCTCAGTACACCGACGACCGCGCGTACCTGGTCCAGTCGGAAGCCGAGAAGGCCGCCGACGCCTGA
- a CDS encoding phospholipase D-like domain-containing protein yields the protein MRSLLTVALVVSLLAVSPVAAGNSPTPNATATPASQQPGPPTIYAVYPDPVAGGDRGEFVVLDVPPGTELGRYALGDGHSTVELPNGTTESRVAVTTDPRLVRNLTDTPVRGVNGSLELANGGDQVSLRRGNTTLQTVRYAETTEGELGVVNGSTLHWQPLGATDRPVVTGGPADVRAFTLPDAPAAPLRAIRRADERVFLAGYTLTSARVADALLAAQRRGADVRVLLEGDPVGSRTTAEAQTLDRLSEAGVEVRLVAGPHARYRYHHAKYAIADDRAVVLTENWKPAGTGGNSSRGWGVETGQPRIVDSLAETFRADAGWRDAVRWSTHRAGRRFERGEPATESYPRRFDPERVPVNRTALLVTPDNAQRDLVATLDGATTSVDVVQPTVGGWDEPLLRALRRAASRGVRVRLLLSSAWYVREENQRTVTRFEEWAKRADAPLEARLADPGGRYGKIHAKGAVVDGDQVILGSLNWNEQAATSNREVVLRLDGRAAGDYYGRVFDADWRGGRPTLPVGPAAAVLGVLAVGGLAARRVEFEGENA from the coding sequence ATGCGGTCGCTCCTCACCGTCGCCCTCGTCGTCTCGCTGCTCGCCGTGAGCCCCGTCGCCGCCGGGAACTCGCCAACTCCGAACGCCACAGCGACGCCCGCGAGTCAGCAGCCTGGCCCTCCGACCATCTACGCCGTCTATCCGGACCCGGTCGCCGGTGGTGACCGCGGCGAGTTCGTCGTCCTCGACGTCCCGCCCGGAACGGAACTCGGCCGCTACGCGCTCGGCGACGGCCATTCGACGGTCGAACTCCCGAACGGCACGACCGAGAGCCGGGTCGCCGTCACGACCGACCCGCGCCTGGTCCGTAATCTGACCGACACGCCCGTTCGCGGAGTGAACGGGTCGCTGGAACTTGCGAACGGTGGTGACCAGGTCTCGCTCCGTCGGGGCAACACCACGTTGCAGACGGTTCGCTATGCGGAGACCACGGAGGGCGAGCTAGGCGTCGTGAATGGGTCGACGCTCCACTGGCAGCCGTTGGGGGCGACCGACCGCCCAGTCGTGACCGGCGGGCCGGCCGACGTCCGTGCGTTCACCCTCCCCGATGCACCCGCGGCGCCGCTGCGCGCGATACGGCGGGCTGACGAGCGGGTCTTCCTCGCCGGCTACACGCTCACGTCCGCGCGGGTGGCCGACGCGCTGCTGGCCGCCCAGCGTCGTGGTGCCGACGTCAGAGTCCTCCTCGAAGGCGACCCGGTCGGTAGCCGGACCACAGCTGAGGCACAGACGCTCGACAGGCTGAGCGAGGCTGGCGTCGAGGTCCGACTCGTCGCCGGTCCGCACGCCCGCTATCGATACCACCACGCCAAGTACGCCATCGCCGACGACCGGGCTGTGGTCCTCACGGAGAACTGGAAACCAGCCGGCACAGGTGGCAACAGCAGTCGTGGCTGGGGCGTCGAAACGGGCCAACCGCGCATCGTCGACAGTCTCGCCGAGACGTTCCGGGCCGACGCCGGCTGGCGGGACGCCGTTCGGTGGTCGACCCACCGTGCGGGCCGCCGCTTCGAGCGGGGCGAGCCCGCGACCGAGTCCTATCCGCGGCGGTTCGACCCCGAGAGGGTGCCGGTGAACCGGACGGCCCTGCTCGTGACGCCGGACAACGCCCAGCGCGACCTCGTCGCGACGCTCGACGGAGCGACGACCTCGGTCGACGTCGTCCAACCCACGGTCGGTGGCTGGGACGAACCCCTACTGCGCGCGCTTCGTCGTGCTGCAAGCCGAGGCGTCCGGGTTCGACTGTTGTTGAGCAGCGCGTGGTACGTCCGCGAGGAGAACCAGCGGACGGTCACCAGGTTCGAGGAGTGGGCGAAGCGGGCCGACGCCCCGCTCGAGGCTCGACTGGCCGACCCCGGCGGTCGCTACGGCAAGATCCACGCCAAGGGGGCCGTCGTCGACGGCGACCAGGTCATCCTGGGGAGCCTCAACTGGAACGAACAGGCCGCGACGAGCAACCGAGAGGTGGTCTTGCGGCTCGACGGCCGGGCCGCAGGCGACTACTACGGTCGCGTCTTCGACGCCGACTGGCGCGGCGGTCGGCCGACGCTCCCGGTCGGACCCGCCGCAGCCGTCCTCGGTGTCCTCGCGGTCGGTGGACTGGCCGCTCGACGCGTCGAGTTCGAGGGGGAGAATGCGTAA
- a CDS encoding NADH-quinone oxidoreductase subunit B, with the protein MSSDQTPPAVEDVSTQEARMGEGVDDRFNSTLREAFGSTPFILTKFDKFMNWVRGSSMFMLQFGIACCSIEMIHTYAIKHDLDRFGAGVPRASPRQADVIIVPGTIVSKFAPRMKRVYDQMPEPKFVVSMGSCTISGGPFQEGYNVIKGAEEVIPVDIHVPGCPPRPEALVYGIAKLQERIANGESSPVTVKPYELEQFGDLERDELVEKLASDIDEDDLVMRYNWNDSP; encoded by the coding sequence ATGAGTAGTGACCAGACACCACCGGCCGTAGAGGACGTATCGACCCAGGAAGCCCGCATGGGCGAAGGCGTCGACGACCGCTTCAACTCGACGCTTCGAGAGGCGTTCGGCTCCACCCCGTTCATCCTGACGAAGTTCGACAAGTTCATGAACTGGGTGCGGGGGTCCTCGATGTTCATGCTGCAGTTCGGTATCGCCTGTTGCAGCATCGAGATGATCCACACCTACGCCATCAAGCACGACTTAGACCGGTTCGGTGCGGGGGTTCCGCGCGCCTCCCCGCGCCAGGCCGACGTCATCATCGTCCCGGGGACCATCGTCTCGAAGTTCGCCCCGCGGATGAAGCGGGTCTACGACCAGATGCCCGAGCCGAAGTTCGTCGTCTCGATGGGGTCGTGCACCATCTCCGGCGGCCCGTTCCAGGAGGGGTACAACGTCATCAAGGGCGCCGAGGAGGTCATCCCGGTCGACATCCACGTCCCCGGCTGCCCGCCCCGACCCGAAGCGCTCGTCTACGGTATCGCCAAGTTGCAGGAACGCATCGCCAACGGCGAATCCTCGCCGGTGACGGTCAAGCCGTACGAACTCGAACAGTTCGGTGACCTGGAGCGAGACGAGCTCGTCGAGAAACTCGCCAGCGACATCGACGAGGACGACCTCGTCATGCGGTACAACTGGAACGACTCGCCATAA
- a CDS encoding DHH family phosphoesterase: MSSPTGTGDGAAVPDGGPVVYDLAAECTVDDLEEGALYHATVNGTVEYGVFVDLSEDVSGLVHDSNLVGTYEVGDDLVVELGEIRPDGDLSFEEVQVADYEERHVAHGDARVVADLADATGETVVVEGQVVQIKQTGGPTIFQVRDTSGVVPCAVFEEAGVRAHPDVEIDDVVRVSGRAEERDGGVQIELDSLSVLEGADADAVLADLDEALEAAAQPADIEPLVDWPAFEKLWDDLREVATELRRTVLEGRPIRMRHHADGDGLCASVPLQVALERFIAAHYTDESAPEHLLKRLPSKAPYYEMEDVTRDLNFALEDRTRHGQKLPMVLMLDNGSTEEDTPAYRNLRHYDIPVVVVDHHHPDPGAVEPFLEHHVNPYLHDEDYRITTGMLCVELARMIDPDLTDDLRHVPAVAGLSDRSEGEAMPDYVDLAREQGYTEGDLRDIGEALDYATHWLRYSSGEQLITDVLNVDCDDRERHAEVVEFLATRAERDVEDQLDAAMSHVEHERLDNGAHLYRIDVENHAHRFTYPAPGKTTGEVHDRKVAETGDPVITIGYGPDFAVLRSDGVRLDIPRMVTELTEEVDGGGVSGGGHLVVGSIKFVSGMRDPVIDALVEKMADAEIDEDLGSSTALPEEV, translated from the coding sequence ATGTCTTCGCCAACTGGCACCGGAGACGGTGCCGCGGTTCCCGACGGGGGACCCGTCGTCTACGATCTCGCTGCAGAGTGTACTGTCGACGACCTCGAGGAAGGAGCGCTGTACCACGCGACGGTCAACGGGACCGTCGAATACGGCGTCTTCGTCGACCTTTCGGAGGACGTGTCCGGCCTGGTCCACGACTCGAACCTCGTGGGTACCTACGAGGTCGGCGACGACCTCGTCGTCGAACTCGGAGAGATTCGTCCGGACGGCGACCTCTCCTTCGAGGAGGTCCAGGTCGCCGACTACGAGGAGCGACACGTCGCCCACGGCGACGCGCGCGTCGTCGCCGACCTCGCCGACGCGACCGGTGAGACGGTCGTCGTCGAGGGGCAGGTCGTCCAGATCAAACAGACCGGCGGGCCGACCATCTTCCAGGTCCGGGACACCTCCGGCGTGGTCCCCTGTGCCGTCTTCGAGGAGGCCGGCGTCCGCGCCCACCCGGACGTCGAAATCGACGACGTCGTCCGCGTCTCAGGCCGTGCCGAGGAGCGCGACGGCGGCGTCCAGATCGAACTCGACTCGCTGTCGGTCCTCGAGGGTGCCGACGCCGACGCGGTGCTGGCCGACCTCGACGAGGCGCTCGAAGCGGCTGCCCAGCCCGCCGATATCGAGCCGCTGGTCGACTGGCCCGCCTTCGAGAAGCTCTGGGACGACCTCCGCGAGGTCGCGACCGAGCTCCGCCGGACGGTACTGGAGGGGCGCCCCATCCGGATGCGCCACCACGCCGACGGCGACGGCCTCTGTGCCAGCGTCCCGCTCCAGGTCGCCCTCGAGCGGTTCATCGCGGCCCACTACACCGACGAGAGCGCGCCCGAGCACCTCCTCAAGCGCCTGCCGAGCAAGGCCCCGTACTACGAGATGGAGGACGTCACACGGGACCTGAACTTCGCGCTGGAGGACCGCACCCGCCACGGCCAGAAGCTTCCGATGGTGCTGATGCTCGACAACGGGTCGACCGAGGAGGACACGCCGGCCTACCGCAACCTCCGCCACTACGACATCCCGGTGGTCGTCGTCGACCACCACCACCCGGACCCGGGGGCGGTCGAGCCGTTCCTCGAACACCACGTCAACCCCTACCTCCACGACGAGGACTACCGCATCACGACGGGCATGCTGTGTGTCGAGCTCGCCCGGATGATCGACCCCGACCTGACCGACGACCTGCGCCACGTCCCCGCCGTCGCCGGCCTCTCGGACCGCTCGGAAGGCGAGGCGATGCCCGACTACGTCGACCTCGCGCGCGAACAGGGATACACGGAGGGCGACCTCCGCGACATCGGCGAGGCGCTCGACTACGCCACCCACTGGCTCCGATACAGCTCGGGCGAGCAGCTCATCACCGACGTGCTGAACGTCGACTGCGACGACCGCGAGCGCCACGCGGAGGTCGTCGAGTTCCTCGCGACCCGGGCCGAGCGCGACGTCGAGGACCAGCTGGACGCCGCGATGTCCCACGTCGAACACGAGCGCCTCGACAACGGCGCGCACCTCTACCGTATAGACGTCGAGAACCACGCGCACCGATTCACCTACCCTGCGCCGGGGAAGACCACCGGCGAGGTCCACGACCGGAAGGTCGCCGAGACGGGTGACCCGGTCATCACCATCGGCTACGGCCCCGACTTCGCCGTCCTCCGGAGCGACGGCGTCCGACTGGACATCCCGCGGATGGTCACCGAACTCACCGAGGAGGTCGACGGCGGCGGCGTCTCCGGCGGCGGCCACCTGGTCGTCGGGTCCATCAAGTTCGTCTCGGGGATGCGCGACCCCGTCATCGACGCGCTCGTCGAGAAGATGGCCGACGCGGAGATCGACGAGGACCTCGGCAGCTCGACGGCGCTCCCCGAAGAGGTCTGA
- the purE gene encoding 5-(carboxyamino)imidazole ribonucleotide mutase, giving the protein MTADSVQSLIDQLHEEAAMDRPDEATPDVGIVMGSDSDLPTMAGGKGKRPGAYAALAEELGFEEQTDYTDAPDSRFTFETFVVSAHRTPDLMYAYAETAEARGLDVIIAGAGGKSADLPNMTASIAYPLPVIGVPVQEKSVDSVIGMPQGAPITAVDAGKSFNAALTAAQILSREHDELRDRLVDYHQGLQEEVGDVSRALHELGTPGFKAEYWDES; this is encoded by the coding sequence ATGACTGCAGACAGCGTCCAGTCGCTCATCGACCAGCTCCACGAGGAAGCCGCGATGGACCGGCCCGACGAGGCGACGCCCGACGTGGGCATCGTGATGGGGTCCGATTCCGACCTGCCGACGATGGCCGGCGGGAAAGGCAAGCGTCCCGGAGCGTACGCCGCACTCGCCGAGGAACTGGGTTTCGAAGAACAGACCGACTACACCGACGCCCCCGACAGCCGGTTCACGTTCGAGACGTTCGTCGTCTCGGCTCACCGGACGCCGGACCTCATGTACGCTTACGCGGAGACCGCCGAGGCACGGGGCCTCGACGTCATCATCGCTGGCGCGGGCGGCAAGTCCGCCGACCTGCCGAACATGACCGCGAGCATCGCCTACCCGCTGCCGGTCATCGGCGTCCCGGTCCAGGAGAAGTCCGTCGATTCGGTCATCGGAATGCCTCAGGGCGCCCCCATCACCGCCGTCGATGCCGGCAAGTCGTTCAACGCGGCGCTGACGGCGGCCCAGATTCTCTCGCGCGAGCACGACGAACTGCGCGACCGACTCGTCGACTATCACCAGGGCCTGCAGGAGGAGGTCGGCGATGTCTCGCGTGCCCTCCACGAGCTCGGCACACCCGGGTTCAAGGCCGAGTACTGGGACGAGTCGTAG